The Arvicanthis niloticus isolate mArvNil1 chromosome 9, mArvNil1.pat.X, whole genome shotgun sequence genomic interval CTGAATGATGGTCAGGTTAATCCAACACCAAAGAAATTCGAGTGGCCAACAGTCTTGAAAATGCTTTATTGAAATGTGTGAGTTATGTGCAGATGTGTCTGAAATGACCACAGCTGGAAAACGGACTTCTGAAACTTCTCAAccaccaattaaaaaaagaaaaccccactGGCCTTGACTTCTGGTGTACCAGGAGCCCGGTGAGGGCAGTTCCTTTAGAAGATTTCCATCAAAGCCTAAAGAAAACTACTGTGTCTGGAAGCTGGTGGAGTCTCAAGTTTCCGTGGAGAAGCGACAGTTTTTTAGACATGGAGGGTGGCTTCTTTGTTTGGTAGATTTGGATGAACATGGACTTCACAGTTCTTGAGAACACCTGAGGGTGTTCAAGTCTGTATGCTTGTCATGAAGAAACAGGGAAGGACAAGATGAcgggagagaggagagccaaCAGAGAATGGCTCACAGGGAAGAGGCCCGGAGTCAGACATGATTAGATTAAGTCTCACAGAAATTGATCAGAAGCTGtgcatcttttttaaaagtcctaAATTTACATTCCAAAACCGCCCCATCCCCCAGACCCACTGCCCCCTCCTTCCAGGAGCTACTGTGGAAAATCGGAAACAATCAGAAAGCACCCATCTGCCACACCCTGACAACCCAAGGAGGCTCTACTTTTTTCTTAAACACACAGGATTAATAACATAGGCATATAGGTGGCATGATTTAATTAAAAGACTTTACTTTTTATGCCAGGaaaaaacccaataaataaaAGGTGCTAAAATTAGCATTAAGAATTTGGTTGGTATTGATGAGATCTGGGAAGGCAAATGCAAACCCTCAAAGCTCCCCTGATACTGATCTGTCTCAGCAAACCACATAAATAGCACAAAGTATGATTGAGAAtgtgagaattttaaaaacaagacaacatAATTCAGGTTAACTTCGCTAAACAGTGAATAAATGAAACCCATCCACACCTGAATGAACATGTCTAACAATCAAAAAGATTTAAACCACAAAAAGTAAAAACTTCCAACAAACACAAACAGGATTTGTCTAAAGGGCACACAGTTGCCCTGCAGAGGACCCTGCCTTTACTAGTGTGTCTTCTGGTGAcgagtcagagacaggacagtCATACAGTGGAGTGCCACACCTGGCTAGGCCCCGGTTCCACTGCAGAGCTGGCTCTGTGCGTAGGAGGCACATGTCTAAGGGTGAGCCAGGCAGACGTGAGTCAAAAGCTACTCTGCCCAGTAACCATTCAATAACATTGGGAAAGCTTTGggctttgtattttatttttaaattttatttgtttaagttTGACTCCTTgtatttaatgtttaaataaCAAGGCCACTGAAACTCATGCACGCTGCAAAGAACCTCATGCAGTAGGTTAGGTAAACCATCCAAGCAGTTTTTATtcattaatattcataaatacACACAGCAGCTTCATTAGAGATTTCAATTTCCTCTTCAGTTTGGATGTGGAGCATTAGGAGAGCCTTTTGCATGTCAAGgtacaggaagcagagatcaCCCTGCACTGCTACCTACATTTACCTGCTAGAAGTAAAAATTAGTTAAGTGGAAATGATTatcatatatatttctctcttccttttgaaTGTACACAATGTAACAAGAGTGACAGACCTGAAATTACAATCACCACACAAACCCAGGATAGCTGTTGTCCACTTTCATTGGCAAATACAGCACAGAGGACATTGTCTGCGAGTGGGGAGGTCATCAAAGAGGAGGTGGTGGAGGCTCATTTCCTTTATTACTCTCTTTTAAATTTAGGTTTTCTAAAGCAACATCTAAAGGCATAATATCTACACAGCCCATAGCACCAAAATCTGCCATCTCCCCCCGATCATCCTCATCTGAGGACGAGCTCTCTTCACGCACTAACGTGGACAGAAGGAGCTCCTGGACAAACAGGCTGCGGTCTGCACGCTCGCTTTCCATGGACTGGCGCTCTGCTTCAGACATTTTGGGATCATTCAACCTGtatagggaaaaagaaaaggccttATTGGTAAAAAGCCAATGAATAACGGACAGCGAGGCCGAGGCCTACAGTCTGTGTGGGATGCTTTGTTTGGTGACCTCAACACCTCAGCTATGTTCAGATAAATCCCCACACTGTGCTGCAAACCTGAGTTAGTACATTCAATGagacgaaacaaaacaaaacaaaacaaaacaaaacaaaaccaatgagcAAACACAGAAACTAAATCATGGAGACAGCCCAGACTAGCTTTGGAGAAAACCCCGGTAGAAATTCCtctgaaaaaacaaagcaagcaagcaactgCTGAGCGATGCCTGGGAAGAGCAATGCCCCACACCCAGGCTCACCTGGAGGCAGTAGAGCAGGCAGTGAGAACACGCAGCTCAAGCAGAGTCCTCGCCCACTGAGGACAGTTCTCTTTCCCATCTTACTCTTCCTGAGGTCAGGTGTGCACAGACTCAAGGAAGCACTTGAGTGCCATGCATTCTCTTTTATTCTTCCCCACTGTTTTGGTCAGGGGCTTACTGGGTGGCCTGCAACTTGCTATGAAGATCAGGAAACTTGACCTAGAACTCTTTAGAGATCCACATGCTTCTGtgtctctggtgctgggattaaaggcccacaTCACCATGCTGGctttctctcttgttttaaaTGGGTGTGTGCCATGGTAAATGTATGTAAGTCAGGTCATGTGTGAGTTTGTGgggctggttctttccttccaccttcatgtgggtcctgggggttAACAGCAGATTGCTGGCTTGGTTACGTCACCTCATCAGACCACCCTGTCATTTTCCTACCAAGTTCCCAGAAGATTGCAAGACATATATGACAGTCACTGGCTGGCTGTGAAGCCAAGTTTCATCTGCACGGAACATGGAGAGATGTTAAAAGTTGAAAattcagccaggtgtggtggcgtgtgattgcctttaatcccagaactctgaagCCAGGAAAAACGTTGAAAATTCTACTTACTACTGGTTACTACTTATTATTCTTCTACTTGTTACCAACTCGTTAAAATGGCTCAAGTTCTTCCATTAAAGAACCCCCAAACTACAGGAACTTGTGCTTACTGTCAGCACtgattttatctctttttatctgCAGTCACGATGAAAGCAAGCGGCTGTGGCACTGGATCAAGAAAGGCAGCACAGAAGGGACGGGCAGTGAGGGTGGCGGAGGCACACATGACAGGCACCCCTCCTAAGAACACAGGCAAGCTTACCAACtggcccctgctcctgctgtctgGCTAGGGCACCCCAAAGCACAGGGAAACACACACTGTGACTGACACTGAGGCCTGACTCTGTTCTGTGTGCATCATTCTGGTTACCATCTTAAAGAAAGAGGAAGCTCAAGCAGAGATCAACTAACTTGCTTAAAGTCTCAGTTAAAAACCACCAGAGTGATTAGCTCCATGGCTCAGATAAGGGAAGATAAACTACAGAACTTAAAGTATGTGGGGAAGTTAGTTCAGGACTCTGACTGAGACACTTAACGTGAGCACCCCAGAGCGCAGGAAATGCTCCTGTTGATGCTGCAGTTGCTTGTCCTGTTCAAAGTTCATAATGTAAGCTAAAACAGTTCAAGTTCCAAGGAACCCCAAACCAAATGGGCTCCATAGGTCTTTAACTACTGTGTAGCCTAGGATGACTGAATTTTTGACCTTCCTGAACCTCCACCTTAAGAATTATAAGGATTATAGGCATATTTTACCATGCCTTGTTgctgaaagctgaggcaggagcatgagttcaaggctagcctacaTTACAGTGAGCCTTTGGAAGGGAACTGTAGGAGAGGAAGGTGTGCAGATCGCAGGTCGTCATGCGTCTGTTTACAGCTTCAGGAGACAGCGGTCTTTCCAGATGTCAGTGTGTGTCTAATGACACACAGCACCAAGAGACAGCACATTATGCtctggtaatttttaaaaaatctttttttaaatgcataggAAATAAAATTTCAGATTAACTCAACTGAGTAGTTTGGGATTTAGAAAGATAgagaaaacacatacatacactaacacaaaaaacccaaatagggcaatgtatgtgtatgtatgctgaATCTTTGGAACCTTACAAGAAACTGTgatttctgactttttaaaaaaattacatgtatgtagTCACATGCACAGGTGTCTGTGGGGTGCCAGATGAAGAAAGACACTGGATACCacggagctggagtcacaggcacttTTCTAAGTCTCCTGatataggtgctggaaatcactctggttctctgcaagatcagcaggcgttcttacccactgagtcatctctccagctccttgacaacttgctttgtagaccaggctggccttaaactcacagagatccacctgtctttgcctcctgagtactgggattaaagatgtgggccaCCATGTCAGCTCTTTTTGATGCACAATCTTGTAGTACAtcccacaggctggccttgaactctggctTCAGTGGTAGCAGTGAGCTTTGCTAACAATTCtctttgttcccagaaataaTGAGCCTGAGAATTACATATACGCCTATATATGGATAAATGCCTAGGGCaaaagctttggctcattccccaATAGCTCGTAACTTAAATAACATGTTTATTCTGGTCTATGCTACACAGTTGGTTACCGCTCCTCAGTTTTATGTACCTACCTTCTGTAGAATTTGGGATGATTCTCCTACTCTTAACTCTTCCCAGATGTCTCACCTTCTATTTTCTACCCCAGTTAATAGGCCCCCAGTTTTTTATTGATAGATGGTTCTTCCACACAGTACATAAGAGATTCTACATTCAgcctcctcaatgctgggattacagatatgaacCTCCATGCCTGGCTGGAAAGACGTCCTTTTCTTGGCAAGAGGCCACCCAGAGGGCAGCCAACTTTCAGGAAGACACACCCTGGCAGGTCAGGAAGTTCAGCTTCAGGAAGACACAAAAGGCACTGCTGATGTTCAGTCTCTGTAGGAAGGAATGATGGCAGCCAGCAGAAGCTTCTGCCGATGACACTGAACCACTGCCTGGTGGTAAGAGGCACTCACTGGCCTTATGAAGGCCACCGCAAAGATAAACTACTCTGTAAATTACAATCATCAGTATTTTTAATAATACTCTCTCATAACTGGCAGGATTCCTGGGTGAGATACTGATGATAAAACTGAAGACAGGAAATGACTTGTCTAAGGGCTAAATGCATTAAGTGGCAACGCTGGAGCTCTACACGTGGGTTCCTGCTGGAGCACTTTTTAGTCTATGCCTACTAAGCACTCGGTTATGCACTCTGCTCCTACCTATGCACATGTACCACTGCACTGAGGGACCAAGtgcaagaagaaaggaggagaaattaTAGTTTCTTGTAAGGTCCCAAAGATTCAGCATACATACATGTTATAGTTTACAAACGTGATTCTCACGTAGCCAAGGCTGGCACTTGAACACTTGATGGATTACAGGAAAGCAGCATGGCTGGTTCATTTAGTGCTGGAGGCTCACCCCAgggcttgtgcatgctgggcaagcactacTCCAACTGAGCTGCACTCCCAAGCCCAAGTTAGCTATTCCATAGACTGATTTTCATGTGACTGTCTGTTTTAAGACGACGTATTTCTGTGaatgagtgtttgtctgcatgtatataagtgcatcatgtgcatgcctagtacccgaagaggccagaagacagggTCAGAACCTCTCAACTCAAGTCACTGGACagtttgtgagctgtcatatgggtgttaggaactgaagTTAGGTCCCCTCAGTAATAAAAAAGCAAGGCTCCAAgtctgagccacctcttcagcccctttgatagggtctcatgtgtcccaggctggccacaaactcacagtgTGGGAGGATATCCTTGATTGTTCTCAGTGCATTACAGgtcaggtgctaggattacagactgCGCATCCCTGTGAATGTAAGACAAGCACTCTATAACAGAACTACATCCCTAACCTTCAAGGGTAGCTTTAGAAGTACACGAGAACTTCCACCAGTGGATGAATGGTCTACTCTACGTAATGAATGACTATCACTGATACCATGGtaagccatttttttaaaaaaaagatttatttattttatgtgaacacactgtcactgtcttcagacacaccagaaaagggccattacagatggttgaaagccaccatgtggttgctgggaattgaactcaggacctctggaacagcagatggtgctcttaaccactgagccacctctccagccccaagtaagccatgttttaaagttacttttggGTACTAATCCTAAGAATTTAAATCTAACTTGGGGAaatcagacacatacacacaacaccgcacctccccccccccccccatattatGAAACTTTTGTTCTTGTACATATCTGTACGTGTAGCACATGCACAGACAGGTGTGTGGACCTGTTCATGTTGTGGAGACTAAACTAAACTCACTGTTTCTATTGCTTGCTGCTTGTCTCACTAGACCTGAACCTTACCACCTGGCTCAGCTGGTGTCAGGGGCCTCCCAGGATCCTCTCGTTTCCACCTCTTGGGGCTGGGACAACAGAACACACTTTTTACATAGgtgtggggatctgaactcaggtcctcatgctagtGCAGTGAAAACTACCACTGCGCTATCTCTGTCAAtccctcttttgttctttctaatATGTCTCAGCAGactttaatataaaattagaagcgacattattaaataaatttagctaataaaaatgtataaatataaataaaatgatacagtATTTTAAGTGTTATGTGAAGTATGTGAAAGAAAAACACTTCTAACGATGATCTATACCTTGTAAATACCAACTTTACCTGAAACACTAAGTTTTTGTGTTCCTGGgggaatattaaatatatatattttaatcagaGGGCTATGAGCTGTAATGCTCAAAGGCAGTTTTTAAGGCATGTAGTCACATACACAAAAGGGAAAAGCTTATTAGACTGGATAGTGCCAACGAAACATCCTTTCTCCAACCGAGCTACCCCAGTAAATACAGTACCTTGTTAACAGGAACTGAGAGTTGTGGAGGGCCTGCGGGCTGTTCTCTGTGTTGGCTGTGTTGGCTGTGGCCGTGGCCTGTGTGATCGTAGTGGTGACGCTGCTTGTGTTAGTGCGCCGACTTGCGTTTCGAGCAGTCTCCAGTTGTTGCCGGGCTGCCTGTGCATGCTGCCGCTCAAGCTGCAGCTGCATCTGCAGTTGTTGCAACTGAGAAGCGGAAGGGCCTGAAGAGTTAAGCTGTCCTCCTGCAGAACGTCTCACTCCTGATAACTGAGATAACAGCTCTGCCAATGGAAATGTGTATGATCAATCAACTTGACACAGGAAAACCTAGTGCCACATTATCATTTTGTCAGTGGAGAAAATCAAGTGTTGCGAAACAATGCAACTTCATGCAACATACCCAAGTTCAGCCAAGGGTCCGACACCTAGGTGAGCCTACATAAAATTAAGCCTGCTTTAGGTAGAACTTAAAAGGtggctttaaaaattatttacactCAAGAGCAGGTCCAATCATAATCAAGACCTGTTAATGGAAGCACCATGAAAACAGCATCAGGTCTATTCTTTATTTCTAGTTCTTGGATCAGGGCCTGGCACCGTGGCATCAGTTATTCACTCATCTCTGCTCACTTGATCAGAAGAGTTACCAGGATGAAACCCCAGTGTCTGGAGCATTTATAAATGTGGATCTTCTATctggcttctgccttctctctagtATCTTTGCACACTGCTGTTTCCGAGTACCTGACAGTGCTCTGCAAGGCAAGTCCTCTGTCCCTGTAGTACTTGCCTCTGGCCTTGTAAAACCCACTCTTGTTTTAGTGAGGCTGTTCAAGGTATCTTAACACCCTCCTTCAGTGTGTTCAATAATCAGGATGTTCTCAAATCATGGTGAGGAGGAGACATTCCTACTTTCCTCCCAAGAAGAACTTACTGAGTTCCTAAGTCCTTAAGATGGAATCATGGAATTCTGAAGGCCTTCTTCCACTCTGAAATCTTTCCTAAGCCCTTCTTCTGTGTTATCTTATCCCCAATGACTTTGAGAGATGCAGTAGTACTTTATCATGTCCACTTACAAATGTCGTAAGACTTCTAAGTATCTGAAGGGATCCAAGCCCAGGACTAGATGCAAAGGTAAAACACAAACCACCTTTAAAGCAGCTCCCCAACCCCTTCCTTGTTAAGACGTGGAAACAAACTTACCAGCTATAGGATCCATGGCTTCCCTACTGCTTGGAGAGTATGAACTCTGAGAAGAAGAGAGTCCACCAGCAGAACTGCTAGTAAAGTGCATGTTTGATCTACGAGCACGAGGGCCTCCTAACCCCCGACCAGGGTGAAACATTCTACGTACATGTCGGACACCACTCGACTCATCGTAACTCACGGTTAAGGAAAGGGTAAGCAATTTAGAAGAAAACCCCAAACATCGAGCTTTTACTAGTTGGGAAGTCCGAAATTGTAAGCAGCTTAAAATAGCACCTTTAGCTTAGAATATAAATGTTCCAACACTATGAGGCTCATTAATCCTAAAAAAGATACTTACTATAAAAACAACAGGTATAAGCTAGGCATGATATAATCCTGTAtccatgcatgcctgtaatcctaacgcttaggaggcaaaggcaggaaaacaaaggaaacaaaggcCAGAGGccaaactcaaaaaacaaaacaaaaaacaaaaaacctagataAAATCAAACAGACAAAAGCAGTGAATAGATTTTGTATGTGCTGAAGGCCAAAAGCTCTTCCAGGTACTGGACCTGGAACCCTGGCAGAACGAGTTCAAAAGAGCTGCCTGGTCACATACCTATGGTGATCTTAACACTGGACTTTATGTATCAATAAACAAAAGACACTCATCCTCTACAATGAAAAGAAGCAAGTGGAATAATCTAAAGTCTGTAAATGTGGCTCGTTTCAATGTCCGCTTTAATTTCTGTCTATCTTTATTCCCAGCTCTGTGGCTAAAATGAAAATACTTGAATTGCTCTATCACTAGACACATAGAGTTAGACAACACTCTTCAAGCAGATTTCTAGAAGAAGCCTTATTCTTCTCAGGCAGGACTGAATGTGAGTCAAACTGAACAAGGTCTTATGCAGCAATCAGCCACCAAAATCatgaagataaaaaaataaaaacaaaaacgaacCAACCAACCCTACAAGTCAACCTTGTATTTCCACAGAGGCAAGGCAAGCAGCAACTTTCTGCTGCCTTGCTTCCTTCCCCTGCTGGGCTTTAGTTTGGGCTGGCAGTTCTGGAATACTTAAGGACAAGGTGAGGAGCCAGAGTAAGTGGCTGCAGTGGGCGGGGCTCACTGTGGTGTTCAGGATGAGAGCCTGGTTCTACAGGTCAGCAGAAGGAGCTGTGTGAGAGGGAGACACCCATCAACTGCTGCCCATAGGCATACACTAGACACTGCTCCCAACAAAATCAGCAGTACACCATGATACTGGAGGGCTCTGAAAGCTCCACGTACTTTCAGGTATCTGCTAATGTAGCCATTTTGTGTTTCACAAtttggtaaaaaataaaataaaaatatgtaaaatacctTTCATATTACTGTACTTTTCAAAATTTAATCTTTCCTTACTAACCAAAGACATTCACAGAAGGCTTACAAAGTGGTTTCAGATGGTGCAGGTCAATCTGTATTGAATGTACACACTGTATCATCAGAAGTCCCAGaatttgtgaagaaaaaaaaaattcaggcaaGTATCTGTAGCCTCCCCCATGAAGTGCACAGTAACTCAAAAAGCCTAGGTATTTTTAGCccacttgatttttttccatcttaaaaaatgttctattttatgtgtatgggtattctgcctgcatggatgtctatgtatctatcacaTATGTGGTCTTATCCACAGAGGTCGgaaaaggtgtcagatcccctggaactggaatgacaGATGGGCGTGAGCTCCCATGTGAGTGTTcaaaatcaaacctgggtcctctaaagAGCAGCTGAGCCTTAAGCAACGAGTTACTTCTCCaaccccaatttaaaaaaaaaaccgaacaaacaaacaacaacaaaaaaacaactaaaaagccCCGGCTGGATGTGGAAGAtatccacctttaatcccagcgcagAGGTGGGTGGTggatctgtgagtctgaggccagtcagTTCCTCAGGCTCTAATTCTCAGGCTTGGTCCATTTTCTTCACTTTCCCAGATATCTCCACCTTCCCTCAATCTAACTGTCTCCAGTTAGGAAAGCAGGCAGGGACTGTGAGTGAAGATCAGAGCTACAGACTGAAAAACCACCAGCACTTGGTTCCCTACCGGGTCTAGCCTGGATTATGGAACACGAGTAAAGTCTGGCAGACAGAAAGGTTGAGTAACGTTGACTTGACTTACACTTTCATATGAACAGAATTCCAATGGCTGAGAGACTGAGTAAGGCGATTTATAACCTAAAGCAGCACACTGAGTCTCCAAACAACAGTGTCACTTTTATGAAaaggtcaaacaaacaaaaataacttagaaattaGTTTCTCTCTGAGACTACTATTCTCAACAACATCAAAGCACCAATACCAACGGCACACCCTCCTGAAAGGATATTAAATCTCTAGGGGCTCTGTGTTCAAGTGTCAGATGAGCTGCAAAGTCATCTGTGACATGATTAGGATCGCCTCCAGGTAACGCTGCACATATGGGACAAATCTGCAATGACAATAAAGCACAAGGGTCAGTCAGTACAGAGGTGCCGAGGACCAGCTCCAACCCAGCAGGTCTGAGCAAGGTCTGAGCAAGCATGCTGTCACTCAACTGCAGTGACATCTCTCAGGGCCACACACAGCAGTTCTAAATAGTTCCAATCTGATTTCTGGCAGAGTTGTCTATTGGTGGGGCTGCATTTCCATGGTCTAACCAAACAGTTCTGggcaaaactttaaaataaattaacattttaaccTAAAATTCAGCCTTGGATGCTAATATCAGACATAAGATAAGGCATACTTCTCCAAAGGTAGTTGAGGGTCAATCCCCAAATAGAACAGCAAATGCTTGGCTAAAGTACAGCTGTGCTCTGGAGACAGAGATTGGAGGGTACCCGAGATTcctgaactacacacacacacacgagagagagagagagagagagagagagagagagagagagagagagagacagagacagagacagagacagagggaagggaagaaaaaggtagcatggtggtttgaataggtttggtcctcatagactcatgtgtctgagtgcttggcccatagggagtgacactattagaaggtgtggccttgctggggtAGATGTGGCATTACTGGAGGAGGTATCCCTGTCAAAAGGTTATATATGCTCAAACGATGCTCAGTGAGACACAgcccccttctgctgcctgcacaTCAAGTTGTAgaacccttagctcctcctccagcaccatgtctatctGCACGCGACCGtgcttcctgccacgatgatAATGAACGTTatacctctgaaactataagccagcctcaatgaaCTGTTTTCCTCTATGAGAGATGCCaaggtcatggtgtcccttcacagccatggaaaccctaagacaagcaGCCCTGAAACAGCTATAGAATGTGCATACAATAAGATAAACAATGGGATAATGCACACATGAGCACTGCTCATTTCTGAAATAACTTGAAGATGAGAGTGGAGGAAGacgaggaaagaagaagaggaaaagctaAATCTAGAACCATATTTCCCAGGGGGATGGGCAGTGTGGTGAGTCTGTGACCAGATCAGGATCAAGGAGTTATTAACGTCCTTGTTGGCCCTATGGCCAGAGACAGAAGCAACAAGTAAGGATAAAACAATGCCACACAGGTAGAGGAGACAGTAGATGGGAAGGAACCCCCTCCTTTCCCCAAAGCTTGGGACCATTTTATATTGGCTTGAGAGAAAACCATAGGGCAGGTAAGCAGATAATCTTGGCAGCCACCAGGAGGGGGCGCGAGAAGACAAAGAGGGTGCAAGAAAGcaggtgtcttcagcaacaggagTGGGAGCTTCAGAGATGAGTAGCAATGAGAGTGCCAAGCAAGGGTGCTCAGGATTTTGGCCAGTATACAAAGCAGAGCCAaatggaggagacagaaaggagaggtgATGCTTTGGGGTTAGAATTTACAGAGGAGGGCATGGTCAGTTGCTGAGAATCTCTAGCCAATTACTGAAAAGGCCATTTTGAAATAGTTTTATCACAATTAGTGAATAGGAGGTGGAAGACAGAAAGAGTAGAAAATTACGCCATCCTTGACATAGGAAAAGTTTCCAAATCTTAAGAAAGAAGGCCTAACAAAGACCGGACCAAGGACTATAGCTGAGACTTGAGGTGTGTGCTTCCCTACCAGTAAGTATATCCATCACCTCACTAGTACACGTGACAAATGTAAGACTCAGGCCATTACTGACTACAGTAGCTGGCTTACAGTAGCAGGAGGAAACTGGCAAGATGGCACACAGA includes:
- the Kcmf1 gene encoding E3 ubiquitin-protein ligase KCMF1 isoform X2, yielding MSRHEGVSCDACLKGNFRGRRYKCLICYDYDLCASCYESGATTTRHTTDHPMQCILTRVDFDLYYGGEAFSVEQPQSFTCPYCGKMGYTETSLQEHVTSEHAETSTEVICPICAALPGGDPNHVTDDFAAHLTLEHRAPRDLDESSGVRHVRRMFHPGRGLGGPRARRSNMHFTSSSAGGLSSSQSSYSPSSREAMDPIAELLSQLSGVRRSAGGQLNSSGPSASQLQQLQMQLQLERQHAQAARQQLETARNASRRTNTSSVTTTITQATATANTANTENSPQALHNSQFLLTRLNDPKMSEAERQSMESERADRSLFVQELLLSTLVREESSSSDEDDRGEMADFGAMGCVDIMPLDVALENLNLKESNKGNEPPPPPL
- the Kcmf1 gene encoding E3 ubiquitin-protein ligase KCMF1 isoform X1; translated protein: MDTAKDTENALGQGVSCDACLKGNFRGRRYKCLICYDYDLCASCYESGATTTRHTTDHPMQCILTRVDFDLYYGGEAFSVEQPQSFTCPYCGKMGYTETSLQEHVTSEHAETSTEVICPICAALPGGDPNHVTDDFAAHLTLEHRAPRDLDESSGVRHVRRMFHPGRGLGGPRARRSNMHFTSSSAGGLSSSQSSYSPSSREAMDPIAELLSQLSGVRRSAGGQLNSSGPSASQLQQLQMQLQLERQHAQAARQQLETARNASRRTNTSSVTTTITQATATANTANTENSPQALHNSQFLLTRLNDPKMSEAERQSMESERADRSLFVQELLLSTLVREESSSSDEDDRGEMADFGAMGCVDIMPLDVALENLNLKESNKGNEPPPPPL
- the Kcmf1 gene encoding E3 ubiquitin-protein ligase KCMF1 isoform X3 translates to MQCILTRVDFDLYYGGEAFSVEQPQSFTCPYCGKMGYTETSLQEHVTSEHAETSTEVICPICAALPGGDPNHVTDDFAAHLTLEHRAPRDLDESSGVRHVRRMFHPGRGLGGPRARRSNMHFTSSSAGGLSSSQSSYSPSSREAMDPIAELLSQLSGVRRSAGGQLNSSGPSASQLQQLQMQLQLERQHAQAARQQLETARNASRRTNTSSVTTTITQATATANTANTENSPQALHNSQFLLTRLNDPKMSEAERQSMESERADRSLFVQELLLSTLVREESSSSDEDDRGEMADFGAMGCVDIMPLDVALENLNLKESNKGNEPPPPPL